A window from Dehalococcoidia bacterium encodes these proteins:
- a CDS encoding tyrosine-type recombinase/integrase, with translation MPKKTRWSAMNKNNTPFSKLREQFAVYNKTTGKSPATVSWYEQKLELFERWLGPDACLADVTIPNVRAYIAELQERTTRWDNNPKVLDKQGGLSSSYIHSFARGLRAFATWLHEDGFTDTNVLKALKPPKFQQKVTEPLSDEEVKRLVAVFDRDEPFGARGYAMVWTLLDCGLRASELCDLKTEDAHLDAGYLKVLGKGNKERLVPIGQSCQDALLRWRDRFREQFANGESPHLFLDSNGQRLTVNALTHMVLRAGQRADVRRVHLHLLRHTFATNYLVKEVGDPLRLQQILGHTSLEMVRRYVAMANVQQSLIERRASPMDLIVKSAGASNQRRQAQPRRPRRALRVVK, from the coding sequence ATGCCCAAGAAGACTCGCTGGTCCGCTATGAACAAAAACAACACGCCCTTCAGCAAGCTCCGGGAGCAGTTCGCCGTCTACAACAAGACGACGGGCAAGTCGCCCGCCACCGTCAGCTGGTACGAGCAGAAGCTGGAACTCTTCGAGCGCTGGCTCGGCCCCGACGCTTGCCTCGCCGACGTCACGATCCCCAACGTCCGCGCCTACATCGCCGAACTGCAGGAGCGCACAACTCGTTGGGACAACAATCCCAAGGTCCTCGACAAGCAAGGCGGTCTGTCTTCGTCCTACATCCACAGCTTCGCCCGTGGTCTCCGTGCCTTCGCCACGTGGCTCCACGAAGATGGCTTCACCGACACGAACGTCCTGAAGGCGCTCAAGCCGCCGAAGTTCCAGCAGAAGGTCACAGAGCCTCTTTCCGACGAAGAGGTGAAGCGCCTCGTTGCCGTCTTCGATAGAGACGAGCCTTTCGGTGCCAGAGGCTACGCGATGGTCTGGACGCTTCTCGACTGCGGCTTGCGTGCTTCGGAGCTCTGCGACCTCAAGACTGAGGACGCTCATCTGGACGCCGGCTACCTCAAAGTGCTCGGCAAGGGCAACAAGGAGCGGCTGGTTCCCATAGGTCAGAGCTGCCAGGACGCGCTGCTGCGTTGGCGCGATCGCTTCAGAGAGCAGTTTGCAAATGGAGAGAGCCCGCACCTGTTCCTCGATAGCAACGGTCAACGCTTGACCGTCAACGCCCTCACTCACATGGTCCTTCGGGCCGGCCAACGCGCCGACGTGCGCCGCGTCCACCTGCATCTGCTACGGCACACGTTCGCGACGAATTACCTGGTGAAGGAAGTCGGGGATCCTCTCCGGCTGCAGCAGATCCTCGGCCACACCTCGCTTGAGATGGTCCGTCGCTACGTCGCGATGGCGAACGTTCAACAAAGCCTCATCGAGCGACGGGCTTCGCCAATGGATCTGATCGTTAAGAGTGCGGGCGCAAGCAATCAGCGCCGACAGGCTCAGCCCCGCCGACCGCGCCGAGCGCTTCGCGTCGTCAAGTAG